A genomic region of Methanothermobacter sp. CaT2 contains the following coding sequences:
- a CDS encoding proteasome assembly chaperone family protein, with protein MIKTETECCTIYSEDVEDAVVLEGSPGVGLIGNILGWLLVEDLKMREIGYIDSKYFPPLAVLYKGVAIHPFRIYEGDGIVLFLSDFILPPAVVYDMTNAIVEWMVRNKSRELITFNSMVVREKSQPVAGAGNSQEVIQRLADLGIPIVPFGNLNGISGTLLTRCAVNDVPASCLFAEILNPYPDPRAAASVVEVLNEMLGTSVDPEPLLQEAQAIESRLKKLAETVQGEAETPIYM; from the coding sequence ATGATTAAGACAGAAACAGAGTGCTGCACAATATATTCAGAGGATGTTGAGGACGCTGTCGTCCTTGAGGGTTCCCCTGGAGTTGGCCTCATAGGTAACATACTGGGGTGGCTTCTGGTTGAGGACCTCAAGATGAGGGAGATAGGCTACATTGACTCAAAGTACTTCCCTCCCCTGGCTGTCCTCTATAAGGGTGTTGCAATACACCCCTTCAGGATATATGAGGGTGATGGGATAGTCCTCTTCCTCTCGGACTTCATACTCCCCCCTGCAGTTGTCTATGATATGACAAATGCGATCGTGGAATGGATGGTCCGCAATAAGAGCAGGGAGCTGATAACCTTTAACAGCATGGTTGTCCGTGAAAAGTCACAGCCAGTGGCGGGTGCGGGTAACAGCCAGGAGGTCATCCAGAGACTTGCAGACCTTGGAATACCGATAGTCCCCTTCGGTAACCTCAATGGTATTTCAGGGACCCTCCTTACAAGGTGCGCTGTTAATGATGTACCAGCATCATGCCTCTTTGCAGAGATCCTCAACCCCTACCCTGACCCGAGGGCAGCTGCAAGTGTCGTTGAGGTTCTGAATGAAATGCTCGGTACATCCGTTGACCCTGAGCCCCTCCTGCAGGAGGCGCAGGCCATAGAGTCACGGCTCAAGAAGCTCGCAGAGACGGTGCAGGGAGAGGCCGAGACACCCATCTACATGTAA
- the frhA gene encoding coenzyme F420 hydrogenase subunit alpha, which translates to MSERIVISPTSRQEGHAELVMEVDDEGIVTKGRYFSITPVRGLEKIVTGKAPETAPVIVQRICGVCPIPHTLASVEAIDDSLDIEVPKAGRLLRELTLAAHHVNSHAIHHFLIAPDFVPENLMADAINSVSEIRKNAQYVVDMVAGEGIHPSDVRIGGMADNITELARKRLYARLKQLKPKLNEHVELMIGLIEDKGLPKGLGVHNQPTLASHQIYGDRTKFDLDRFTEVMPESWYDDPEIAKRACSTIPLYDGRNVEVGPRARMVEFQGFKERGVVAQHVARALEMKTALARAIEILDELDTSAPVRADFDERGTGKLGIGAIEAPRGLDVHMAKVENGKIQFYSALVPTTWNIPTMGPATEGFHHEYGPHVIRAYDPCLSCATHVMVVDDEDRSVIRDEMVRL; encoded by the coding sequence TTGAGCGAAAGGATTGTTATATCGCCGACATCACGACAAGAAGGACATGCAGAACTTGTCATGGAAGTCGATGATGAGGGAATCGTGACAAAGGGGCGATACTTCAGTATTACTCCTGTCAGGGGCCTTGAGAAAATAGTGACAGGTAAAGCACCTGAAACAGCACCTGTCATCGTCCAGAGGATATGTGGAGTATGCCCTATACCACACACCCTGGCTTCCGTTGAGGCAATAGACGACTCCCTTGACATTGAGGTTCCAAAGGCCGGAAGACTTCTCCGTGAACTTACACTTGCAGCACACCACGTAAACAGCCACGCAATACATCACTTCCTCATAGCACCGGACTTCGTGCCTGAAAACCTCATGGCAGACGCCATAAACTCAGTCTCCGAGATAAGGAAAAACGCACAGTACGTAGTTGACATGGTTGCAGGTGAGGGTATACACCCATCCGATGTCAGGATAGGTGGAATGGCCGACAATATAACGGAACTCGCAAGGAAAAGGCTGTATGCAAGGTTAAAACAGCTCAAACCAAAACTCAACGAACACGTTGAACTCATGATAGGATTAATCGAGGATAAGGGCCTTCCAAAGGGCCTTGGAGTCCACAACCAGCCAACACTTGCAAGCCACCAGATCTACGGCGACAGGACAAAATTCGATCTGGACAGGTTCACCGAGGTAATGCCTGAGAGCTGGTACGATGACCCTGAAATAGCCAAGAGGGCCTGCTCAACAATACCACTCTACGATGGAAGAAACGTGGAGGTCGGTCCAAGAGCAAGGATGGTTGAATTCCAGGGATTCAAGGAAAGGGGTGTTGTTGCACAGCACGTTGCAAGGGCACTTGAGATGAAAACGGCACTCGCAAGGGCAATTGAAATCCTTGATGAACTAGACACATCCGCACCGGTAAGGGCAGACTTCGATGAGAGAGGCACAGGTAAACTAGGTATAGGTGCAATTGAAGCTCCCCGGGGACTGGACGTCCACATGGCCAAGGTTGAAAATGGTAAGATACAGTTCTACAGTGCACTCGTCCCAACAACCTGGAACATCCCAACAATGGGTCCTGCAACTGAAGGATTCCACCATGAATACGGACCACACGTCATACGCGCTTACGACCCCTGTCTCTCATGCGCAACACACGTGATGGTTGTTGATGACGAGGACAGATCAGTAATCAGGGATGAAATGGTCAGACTCTAG
- a CDS encoding 30S ribosomal protein S27e — MIGVIFYNTKGNFLRVKCLDCGNQQVVFDRAASYVQCIICGKTLVEPTGGKSKIKAQILEVLD; from the coding sequence GTGATTGGCGTGATATTCTACAATACCAAGGGTAACTTTCTCCGTGTTAAATGTCTGGACTGCGGAAACCAGCAGGTTGTCTTTGACAGGGCAGCATCATATGTTCAGTGCATAATCTGTGGTAAAACACTTGTTGAGCCAACAGGAGGAAAGTCAAAGATCAAAGCCCAGATTCTAGAGGTCCTGGATTAA
- a CDS encoding RNA-protein complex protein Nop10 has protein sequence MKMKRCRSCGEYTLKEVCPHCGGRTGVIYPPKFSPEDKYGAYRRKLKRELYSRGSGESK, from the coding sequence ATGAAGATGAAAAGATGCCGTTCATGCGGAGAGTACACCCTGAAAGAGGTCTGCCCACACTGCGGAGGTAGAACAGGGGTCATTTATCCTCCAAAGTTTTCCCCGGAGGACAAATATGGCGCATACCGGAGAAAACTCAAAAGAGAGCTTTACTCTAGAGGTAGTGGTGAATCAAAATGA
- a CDS encoding DUF99 family protein has translation MENHNFRQIKSEIRILGIDDAPFTPRSEEDVLLVGTVFRGGQWLDGVLTTTVRVDGDDATERIIEMVNGSRHLNQLRVIMLDGLTFGGFNVVDIVELSERTGLPVIVVVRKHPDMERIKRALKHRFSDWKARWRSIERAGRIYRVESREPLYIQTAGIEPDDAAEIVRISTTRSSIPEPLRAAHIIASGVTLGESRGSA, from the coding sequence ATGGAGAACCATAATTTCAGGCAGATAAAATCTGAGATAAGGATTCTCGGCATAGATGATGCTCCATTCACCCCCAGAAGTGAGGAGGACGTGCTTCTGGTTGGCACCGTATTCAGGGGCGGGCAGTGGCTCGACGGCGTCCTCACAACCACGGTGAGGGTGGACGGTGACGATGCCACAGAGCGGATCATCGAGATGGTGAATGGATCAAGGCACCTCAACCAGCTGAGGGTCATAATGCTTGATGGGCTGACCTTCGGGGGCTTCAATGTTGTGGACATAGTGGAATTATCAGAGAGGACCGGCCTTCCCGTTATAGTGGTTGTGAGGAAACATCCAGATATGGAAAGAATAAAGAGGGCGCTCAAGCACAGATTTTCTGACTGGAAGGCAAGGTGGCGCAGCATAGAGAGGGCCGGTAGAATCTACAGGGTGGAATCCAGGGAACCCCTCTACATCCAGACCGCAGGCATTGAACCTGATGACGCCGCAGAGATTGTCAGGATATCAACGACCCGCAGCTCAATTCCAGAACCACTGAGGGCGGCCCACATAATTGCCTCAGGAGTCACGTTAGGAGAGTCCAGGGGCAGCGCCTAG
- a CDS encoding PepSY domain-containing protein yields the protein MINSKVLASVAIVLIIGAVAAGYQVSQNSETLWKFTSPQSSHDQGQQQGESSVHSESPSTTSSQGGSGSTSGGGSGVNVKISYSEAKSIAQTYIKQEGAAAGTPRLLKMDGKLVYVVPIEMGGKTVGEIYIDPMTGKNLGGAGGAP from the coding sequence ATGATAAACTCAAAGGTTCTAGCATCGGTGGCGATAGTCCTGATAATTGGAGCTGTTGCTGCAGGTTATCAGGTGAGTCAGAATTCCGAGACACTGTGGAAATTCACAAGTCCCCAGAGCAGTCATGATCAGGGCCAGCAGCAGGGGGAGTCAAGCGTCCACAGTGAATCGCCCTCAACCACATCATCACAGGGTGGCAGTGGTTCAACCTCAGGTGGGGGTTCAGGAGTGAATGTGAAGATATCCTATTCAGAGGCAAAGAGTATTGCCCAGACATATATAAAGCAGGAGGGTGCCGCTGCAGGGACACCAAGGCTCCTTAAAATGGACGGTAAACTGGTCTATGTTGTTCCCATCGAAATGGGTGGGAAAACCGTTGGAGAGATCTACATTGACCCCATGACCGGTAAAAACCTTGGAGGGGCTGGTGGTGCGCCATGA
- a CDS encoding exosome complex RNA-binding protein Csl4: MKVKSGDMVFPGDFLAVSEEVLPSEGTYDEDGKIKSLVVGEVSRDDRNKSIKVISKLNTPPTLKRGSRVIGEVIDVRGQRALVRIHSIKGNRRALATYFVGGVHVSQARKGYLSKLTDAFRIGDIVEARVTKIMGLDGIDLQTSGRDLGVIKAMCTRCRHFMEVNGRDEVRCPNCENREKRKLSVNYEG, encoded by the coding sequence ATGAAAGTTAAATCTGGGGATATGGTTTTTCCCGGAGATTTTTTGGCTGTAAGCGAAGAGGTCCTCCCCTCTGAGGGGACCTACGATGAGGATGGTAAGATAAAATCCCTTGTCGTTGGAGAGGTTTCAAGGGATGACCGGAATAAGAGCATAAAGGTAATATCAAAGCTGAACACACCACCAACACTTAAAAGGGGTTCAAGGGTCATTGGAGAGGTCATTGATGTAAGGGGTCAGCGGGCCCTTGTGAGGATACACAGCATCAAGGGCAACAGGAGAGCCCTTGCAACATACTTCGTTGGAGGAGTCCACGTTTCACAGGCAAGGAAGGGCTACCTTTCAAAGCTAACAGACGCCTTCAGGATAGGGGACATCGTGGAGGCAAGGGTCACAAAGATCATGGGCCTCGATGGCATAGATCTACAGACATCAGGCCGTGACCTTGGGGTTATCAAGGCAATGTGCACCCGCTGCAGGCACTTCATGGAAGTGAACGGCAGGGACGAGGTCAGGTGCCCGAACTGTGAAAACCGGGAAAAAAGGAAGCTATCAGTGAATTATGAAGGTTAA
- a CDS encoding proteasome assembly chaperone family protein, with amino-acid sequence MRETIINVLEDIELSSPIFIEALPGIGHVGKLAADHIIDELEAVKFAELYSPSFPPQVLVDEDGIVEPMRNEFYYLRDAGGDERDYIILVGNTQGLSPEGQYEICGMILDFVEGYGARRIFTLGGLATGQPVEKARVYGAATSMELVEDLKEHGVIMRSADGGIIGASGLLLGMGRLRGMEGVCLMGETPGYFIDAEAARALLEVLLEMTKLEVDLEKLEERAEETKKMISKAQQMEQEMIERMNLKPGEEDLRYIG; translated from the coding sequence ATGAGGGAAACAATCATAAACGTTCTGGAAGACATTGAACTTTCCAGCCCCATATTCATCGAGGCACTTCCAGGAATAGGACATGTGGGTAAACTGGCAGCCGATCACATAATAGATGAACTGGAGGCTGTCAAATTTGCTGAACTCTACTCCCCATCATTCCCACCACAGGTACTGGTTGATGAGGATGGTATAGTTGAACCCATGAGGAATGAGTTCTATTACCTCAGGGATGCAGGCGGGGATGAGAGGGATTACATAATACTCGTGGGCAACACCCAGGGACTCTCACCTGAGGGACAGTATGAGATCTGTGGCATGATACTCGACTTTGTTGAGGGATACGGCGCCAGGAGGATATTCACCCTTGGAGGCCTCGCAACGGGGCAGCCCGTTGAGAAGGCGAGGGTCTATGGGGCAGCAACCAGCATGGAACTCGTCGAGGATCTCAAGGAACACGGCGTCATCATGAGATCCGCTGATGGAGGCATAATAGGCGCATCAGGACTTCTCCTTGGAATGGGGAGGCTGAGGGGCATGGAGGGTGTATGCCTCATGGGCGAAACACCAGGCTACTTCATAGACGCCGAGGCCGCCCGCGCACTCCTTGAGGTGCTACTTGAGATGACAAAACTTGAAGTGGACCTTGAAAAACTTGAGGAGCGTGCAGAGGAGACAAAGAAGATGATCTCCAAGGCCCAGCAGATGGAGCAGGAAATGATTGAGAGGATGAACCTCAAACCCGGGGAAGAGGACCTGCGTTACATAGGCTGA
- the frhD gene encoding coenzyme F420-reducing hydrogenase, FrhD protein → MPYDAEILVVGCGNILFKDDGFGPEVIKALEEYFKDREKPDNVMFIDAGTGGPHFVFSLPHEEWKKMIVVDVVEFNAEPGTLRKFDVTEIPKGSYENMHTWPVSQPLHELSEKIDVVVIGCKPKEISAPNVEMGLTPPVKKAIPRAIQMILDEIGVSK, encoded by the coding sequence ATGCCATACGACGCTGAGATTCTAGTGGTGGGCTGTGGAAACATCCTTTTCAAGGACGATGGATTCGGCCCAGAGGTTATCAAGGCCCTTGAAGAGTACTTCAAGGATAGGGAAAAACCAGATAATGTTATGTTCATTGATGCTGGGACTGGCGGTCCACACTTTGTCTTCTCCCTCCCCCATGAGGAGTGGAAGAAGATGATAGTTGTGGATGTTGTTGAATTCAACGCAGAACCCGGAACACTCAGGAAATTCGATGTCACTGAGATTCCAAAGGGATCCTATGAAAATATGCATACATGGCCAGTGAGCCAGCCCCTCCATGAACTCAGTGAAAAGATCGATGTTGTGGTAATAGGGTGTAAACCCAAGGAGATATCAGCTCCCAATGTGGAAATGGGCCTCACACCCCCAGTAAAAAAGGCTATTCCCAGAGCCATTCAGATGATCTTAGATGAGATTGGGGTTTCTAAATGA
- a CDS encoding DNA-directed RNA polymerase subunit L, producing MEVILDKRYEMEIVFEGETHTLCNVLRSILMEDEKVKAAAYSIDHPIVGEPQLYIRAGSPKKSLKAAAETLRDRCDEFRGLIESL from the coding sequence ATGGAAGTCATTCTGGATAAGAGATATGAGATGGAGATAGTATTTGAGGGAGAAACACACACCCTCTGCAATGTATTAAGAAGCATCCTCATGGAGGATGAAAAGGTTAAGGCAGCAGCATACTCGATAGACCACCCAATAGTGGGGGAACCACAGCTATATATCAGGGCAGGAAGCCCGAAAAAATCACTCAAGGCAGCAGCCGAAACCCTGAGGGATAGATGTGATGAATTCAGGGGCCTCATAGAGTCCCTGTGA
- a CDS encoding NUDIX hydrolase has translation MKAPMLTVDVIIRLSGDRIILIRRGRSPYRGSWAIPGGFVEYGETVEDAARREALEETGLDVEIEDLLGVYSDPRRDPRGHTVSVCFTARAVSGEPEAGSDAADIGIFHIEDIDDLELAFDHRKILEDFRRQIPGID, from the coding sequence TTGAAGGCACCCATGCTCACGGTGGACGTTATCATAAGGTTATCAGGGGATAGAATAATCCTCATACGGAGGGGCAGATCACCCTACAGGGGGTCCTGGGCCATACCCGGAGGATTTGTGGAATACGGTGAAACTGTTGAGGATGCAGCAAGGAGGGAGGCCCTCGAGGAGACAGGCCTTGATGTTGAAATCGAGGACCTCCTCGGGGTCTACTCCGACCCCCGGAGGGACCCCCGCGGGCACACCGTGAGCGTATGCTTCACCGCGAGGGCAGTGTCCGGTGAACCGGAGGCCGGTTCAGACGCTGCAGACATTGGAATATTCCACATCGAGGATATAGATGATCTTGAACTTGCATTTGACCACCGGAAGATTCTGGAGGATTTCAGGAGGCAGATACCGGGAATAGATTGA
- a CDS encoding 50S ribosomal protein L44e produces MKIPKERRTYCPNCRKHTVHEVLESKRRKASELKWGQRQFRRVTAGYRGYPRPLPSGNKPVKKLDLRLKCKECGKSHIKKKSFRAGRVEYVA; encoded by the coding sequence ATGAAGATTCCTAAGGAAAGAAGAACTTACTGTCCAAACTGTAGAAAACACACCGTTCACGAGGTACTGGAATCAAAGAGGAGAAAGGCCAGTGAACTTAAGTGGGGTCAGAGGCAGTTCAGACGTGTCACTGCCGGTTACAGGGGTTACCCACGTCCACTCCCATCAGGTAACAAACCCGTTAAGAAACTTGACCTCAGGCTCAAATGCAAGGAATGTGGAAAGTCACACATAAAGAAGAAATCCTTCAGGGCTGGAAGGGTTGAATACGTGGCCTAG
- a CDS encoding translation initiation factor IF-2 subunit alpha — MVRRKNEWPEEGELVVGTVHKVLNYGAFATLEEYPGKEAFIHISEVSSGWVKNIRDFVRENQKIVARVLRVNPRKGHVDVSMKRIREDQRTKKIQAWKIEQKAEKFLELAARDLGKDLDTAYEEVGYELMDIFGDLYGAFETAAEEGEKSLIEEGVPEDWAAVITEVAKRNITPPEVQITGYVDIKSYAPNGVEIIRKALKSAQDEGITVQAVGAPRYRLIVKSTDYLKAEKQLKEAAQKCIEIVEKEGGEGEFLRELT, encoded by the coding sequence ATGGTAAGAAGAAAAAATGAATGGCCTGAAGAGGGTGAACTGGTGGTTGGGACCGTTCACAAGGTCCTCAACTACGGCGCCTTCGCCACCCTGGAGGAGTATCCAGGGAAGGAGGCTTTCATTCACATCTCCGAGGTATCCTCTGGATGGGTTAAAAACATAAGGGACTTTGTAAGGGAGAACCAGAAGATCGTTGCAAGGGTCCTCCGTGTGAATCCCCGTAAGGGACACGTGGATGTTTCAATGAAAAGGATAAGGGAGGACCAGCGCACAAAGAAGATCCAGGCATGGAAGATCGAACAGAAGGCTGAGAAATTCCTTGAACTCGCAGCAAGGGACCTTGGAAAGGACCTTGACACCGCCTATGAAGAGGTTGGATACGAACTGATGGACATATTCGGAGACCTCTACGGCGCCTTTGAAACCGCTGCAGAGGAGGGGGAAAAGTCCCTCATCGAGGAGGGAGTCCCTGAGGACTGGGCAGCCGTCATCACAGAGGTTGCCAAGCGCAACATAACACCTCCCGAGGTCCAGATAACTGGATACGTTGACATCAAGTCCTACGCACCCAACGGCGTCGAAATAATTAGGAAGGCACTTAAATCAGCCCAGGATGAGGGCATAACAGTCCAGGCGGTAGGAGCCCCCAGGTACCGGCTCATCGTGAAGTCAACGGACTACCTGAAGGCAGAGAAGCAGCTCAAGGAAGCAGCCCAGAAGTGCATAGAGATCGTTGAGAAAGAGGGTGGAGAGGGAGAATTCCTCCGTGAACTCACATGA
- the pcn gene encoding proliferating cell nuclear antigen (pcna) has protein sequence MFKAELNDPNILRTSFDAISSIVDEVQIQLSAEGLRLDALDRSHITYVHLELKAELFDEYVCDEPERINVDTEELMKVLKRAKANDRVILSTDEGNLIIQFEGEAVRTFKIRLIDIEYETPSPPEIEYENEFEVPFQLLKDSIADIDIFSDKITFRVDEDRFIASAEGEFGDAQIEYLHGERIGKPARSIYSLDKIKEMLKADKFSETAIINLGDDMPLKLTLKMASKEGELSFLLAPRIEAEE, from the coding sequence ATGTTCAAGGCAGAATTGAATGACCCTAACATTTTAAGGACGAGCTTCGATGCCATATCATCCATCGTTGACGAGGTTCAGATACAGCTTAGCGCCGAAGGCCTGCGCCTGGACGCCCTTGACAGGTCCCACATCACATACGTGCACCTCGAACTGAAGGCCGAGCTTTTCGATGAGTACGTCTGTGATGAACCAGAGAGGATCAACGTGGACACAGAGGAACTCATGAAGGTCCTCAAGAGGGCAAAGGCAAATGACAGGGTCATACTCTCAACCGACGAGGGAAACCTGATAATCCAGTTTGAAGGGGAAGCAGTAAGGACATTCAAGATAAGGCTGATCGACATCGAATACGAAACCCCAAGTCCTCCTGAAATTGAGTATGAGAATGAGTTCGAGGTGCCATTCCAGCTCCTCAAGGACTCAATAGCTGACATAGACATATTCTCAGATAAGATAACCTTCCGTGTGGATGAGGACCGTTTCATAGCCTCAGCTGAGGGAGAATTTGGAGACGCCCAGATTGAATACCTCCACGGCGAAAGGATAGGTAAACCTGCAAGGAGCATATACTCCCTTGATAAGATCAAGGAGATGCTCAAGGCAGACAAGTTCAGTGAGACCGCAATAATCAACCTGGGAGATGACATGCCCCTCAAACTGACCCTGAAGATGGCAAGCAAAGAGGGTGAACTCAGCTTCCTCCTTGCTCCAAGAATAGAGGCAGAGGAATAA
- the dph2 gene encoding diphthamide biosynthesis enzyme Dph2: MSLYRLETERVIGEIRKRNAGVVGLQFPEGLKMRAVELAEQIESETGATAVISADPCFGACDVSDRKMRGMVDLIVHYGHTPLPLDYEVPVIFIEAASSVEVGEVIREAADRLSGHRRIGIATTAQHLHLLDQARSLLEERGFEVVTGEGVNTARGQVLGCNFSAIRGTDADAYLFLGSGNFHPLGIKLFTGREVVVADPYHGEVRDIEEFADRVLRVRFARISRAADASKWGVVVSSKAGQMRFELALMVKKKLEEAGREALILLAENISPAALLPFRELEAFVVTACPRIAIDDSQLYDRPLLNPSELEIVLGERSWDDYTLDEIIHG, translated from the coding sequence ATGTCACTCTACAGGCTTGAAACTGAAAGGGTCATCGGGGAGATAAGGAAACGTAATGCAGGGGTCGTGGGCCTTCAGTTCCCTGAGGGACTTAAAATGAGGGCAGTTGAACTTGCAGAGCAGATAGAATCAGAAACAGGCGCAACTGCCGTGATATCCGCAGACCCATGCTTCGGGGCATGTGATGTTTCAGATAGAAAAATGAGGGGTATGGTTGACCTCATAGTCCACTATGGACACACACCACTCCCCCTTGACTATGAGGTCCCTGTGATATTCATAGAGGCCGCATCCTCAGTTGAGGTAGGTGAAGTCATCAGGGAGGCTGCTGACAGACTTTCCGGCCACAGGAGGATTGGAATTGCAACAACAGCACAGCACCTCCACCTCCTTGACCAGGCAAGGTCTCTCCTTGAGGAGAGGGGCTTTGAGGTCGTCACAGGGGAGGGTGTTAACACAGCCAGGGGCCAGGTCCTGGGATGCAATTTCTCAGCCATCAGGGGCACCGATGCAGATGCCTACCTTTTCCTCGGAAGCGGGAACTTCCACCCCCTCGGCATAAAACTCTTCACCGGACGCGAGGTTGTGGTGGCTGACCCATATCATGGTGAGGTGAGGGACATCGAGGAATTCGCAGACAGGGTCCTGAGGGTGAGATTTGCGAGGATAAGCAGGGCAGCGGATGCCAGCAAGTGGGGGGTGGTGGTCTCATCAAAGGCTGGACAGATGAGGTTTGAGCTTGCCCTCATGGTTAAGAAAAAACTTGAGGAGGCTGGAAGGGAGGCCCTCATACTCCTGGCTGAGAACATCTCACCGGCTGCACTCCTCCCCTTCAGGGAACTTGAGGCCTTCGTGGTAACTGCGTGTCCCAGGATAGCCATAGATGACTCACAGCTCTACGATAGACCACTCCTGAACCCATCTGAACTGGAGATAGTTCTGGGAGAGAGAAGCTGGGACGACTACACACTGGATGAGATAATACACGGATAA
- a CDS encoding TIGR00375 family protein, translating into MIINADLHIHSCFSRATSRNMVIDNIAPQARLKGLHLVGTGDALHPGWRKIIAESTEYEGDGIYGREECSFVITAEVEDSRRVHHLLILPSLEAAEEIAGRMPSASTTDGRPRVRMNGAQILELVHEYDGMAGPSHAFTPWTSMYKSYDSYMDCYGARPDFLELGLSADTDMADKIAELADIPFLTNSDAHSPWPHRLGREFNQFEMDDVSFTSLRRAIGKCRIRANYGLDPRLGKYHMTACTRCYRIYSPEEALGMDMRCPCGGKIKKGVDYRIYELSTWDEPHHPPHRPPYVHLMPLAEIIGMKYDKGVTTKFVQGIWEKLVGEFGTEIRVLLDAPLEDIAALDTGVAVAVEAFRNGSLTVIPGGGGKYGEIRFPAETLDAYFR; encoded by the coding sequence ATGATCATAAACGCTGACCTGCATATCCATAGCTGCTTTTCAAGGGCAACGTCCCGTAACATGGTTATTGACAACATAGCACCCCAGGCACGCCTCAAGGGCCTTCACCTTGTAGGGACAGGCGACGCACTTCACCCTGGATGGCGGAAGATCATAGCTGAATCAACTGAATATGAGGGGGACGGGATTTACGGGCGCGAGGAGTGCAGCTTCGTAATAACGGCGGAGGTTGAGGACTCAAGGAGGGTCCACCACCTCCTGATACTCCCATCACTTGAGGCTGCAGAGGAGATAGCCGGGAGGATGCCCTCAGCCAGCACCACAGATGGAAGGCCCAGGGTGAGGATGAACGGGGCCCAGATACTTGAACTTGTACATGAATACGATGGGATGGCAGGACCCTCCCATGCCTTCACACCCTGGACCAGCATGTACAAGTCATATGACAGCTACATGGACTGTTACGGGGCAAGACCAGACTTTCTTGAACTGGGCCTCTCTGCAGATACTGACATGGCTGATAAGATAGCCGAACTTGCAGACATACCCTTCCTGACCAACTCCGATGCCCATTCGCCGTGGCCCCACAGGCTGGGGAGGGAGTTCAATCAGTTTGAGATGGATGATGTGTCCTTCACCTCCCTCAGGAGGGCCATAGGTAAGTGCAGGATAAGGGCGAACTATGGACTTGACCCGCGCCTCGGAAAGTACCACATGACTGCATGTACCCGGTGCTACCGCATTTACAGTCCTGAGGAGGCGCTTGGAATGGACATGAGGTGTCCCTGTGGGGGTAAAATCAAGAAGGGTGTGGATTACAGGATATACGAGCTTTCAACCTGGGATGAACCTCACCACCCACCACACAGGCCCCCCTACGTCCACCTGATGCCCCTTGCAGAGATCATAGGGATGAAATATGATAAGGGAGTAACCACAAAATTTGTACAGGGAATCTGGGAGAAACTTGTGGGGGAATTTGGAACAGAGATCCGGGTGCTGCTTGATGCTCCCCTTGAGGATATTGCAGCGCTGGATACGGGTGTTGCTGTTGCAGTGGAGGCCTTTCGCAATGGCTCACTGACTGTGATACCCGGTGGTGGTGGGAAGTATGGTGAGATAAGGTTCCCTGCCGAGACCCTTGATGCTTACTTCAGATAA
- a CDS encoding transcription factor S, giving the protein MEFCPKCGAVMFPSEGKFKCQCGYEKDITDKLKDKYSVSEEVEAKETIIFTGDDVNTLPTTRVECPKCGNMEAFWWLQQTRRADESETRFFRCTRCKHTWREYD; this is encoded by the coding sequence ATGGAGTTTTGTCCTAAGTGCGGAGCTGTAATGTTTCCATCCGAGGGAAAATTTAAGTGTCAGTGTGGCTATGAGAAGGATATCACAGATAAGCTCAAAGACAAGTACAGCGTCTCAGAGGAAGTTGAGGCAAAGGAGACCATAATATTCACAGGTGATGATGTAAATACCCTCCCAACCACGAGGGTTGAATGCCCGAAATGTGGTAACATGGAGGCCTTCTGGTGGCTTCAGCAGACAAGGAGGGCTGATGAATCAGAGACACGGTTCTTCAGATGTACCCGCTGCAAGCACACCTGGAGGGAATATGACTGA